In Triticum urartu cultivar G1812 chromosome 6, Tu2.1, whole genome shotgun sequence, the following proteins share a genomic window:
- the LOC125514643 gene encoding NEP1-interacting protein-like 2 yields the protein MEVAAAGEPAPAGEWLEERGVDAVYLPRLIAGVISGALTGLFALAGALTGAVTGALAGRASDSGVLRGAGLGAIAGAVLSIEVLEASRAYWCSDRLGTCSMADFIEQLLHARFVQQQLGSSAHMAYRWQLSIPDFGHDDVYDIFGDISSRGLSREALEKLPHYVVADQAQAQGKSGEDLSCAICLQDMVGGESARRLPNCSHAFHQLCVDKWLTSHGSCPVCRQHV from the exons ATGGAGGTTGCCGCGGCGGGAGAGCCGGCGCCCGCGGGCGAGTGGCTGGAGGAGCGCGGCGTGGACGCCGTGTACCTCCCCAGGCTGATCGCCGGCGTCATCTCCGGCGCGCTCACCGGCCTCTTCGCTCTCG CTGGAGCATTGACCGGAGCCGTCACCGGCGCGCTGGCGGGCAGGGCCTCCGACAGCGGCGTTCTCCGGGGAGCTGGACTGGGAGCCATCGCCGGGGCCGTCCTCTCCATCGAGGTTCTCGAGGCGTCTCGCGCGTACTGGTGCTCGGACCGGCTCGGCACGTGCTCCATG GCAGATTTCATAGAGCAGCTCCTCCATGCCCGGTTTGTGCAACAGCAGCTCGGGTCCTCGGCACACATGGCGTACCGTTGGCAG CTCAGCATACCGGATTTCGGGCACGATGATGTGTACGACATCTTCGGGGACATTTCGTCGAGAGGGCTTTCGCGGGAGGCACTGGAGAAATTACCGCACTACGTGGTGGCTGATCAGGCTCAGGCTCAGGGCAAATCGGGTGAAGACCTGTCTTGTGCCATCTGTCTACAG GATATGGTAGGTGGTGAGTCGGCGAGAAGGTTGCCCAATTGCTCCCATGCTTTTCATCAGCTCTGCGTGGACAAATGGCTCACTAGCCACGGTTCATGCCCTGTGTGTCGGCAACATGTGTAA